From Paraburkholderia sabiae, a single genomic window includes:
- a CDS encoding S49 family peptidase, with protein sequence MSDNLTPDPNEPATAGREARRASTDEPNWERAALERIALAAVNEQRAARRWRIFFRFLFLAVLVVIAWAVFDFSGEKVAATGRHTALVTLEGEIASDTNANAEDVDAALASAFDDAGTAGVVLRCNSPGGSPVQAGIIYREIRRLRAKYPAIPLYVVVSDMCASGGYYAAAAADKIYVDKASIVGSIGVLMDGFGFTGLMDKLGIQRRMRTSGENKGFFDPFSPDTPKMDQHAQAMLDEIHAQFIDAVKQGRGKRLQDTPDIFSGLFWTGEKSVELGLADGFGDTDYVAREIIKAPDVVDYTVKESITDRVARKFGAAVGSGAVRAMATIGKLNLR encoded by the coding sequence ATGTCCGACAATCTGACTCCCGATCCGAACGAACCTGCCACAGCGGGCCGCGAAGCACGCCGGGCGTCCACCGACGAGCCGAACTGGGAACGCGCCGCGCTCGAGCGGATTGCGCTCGCGGCCGTCAACGAGCAGCGGGCGGCTCGGCGTTGGCGCATTTTCTTCCGGTTTCTGTTCCTGGCAGTGCTGGTCGTCATCGCGTGGGCCGTGTTCGACTTCAGCGGGGAGAAAGTCGCCGCGACTGGCCGGCACACAGCACTCGTCACACTTGAAGGCGAGATCGCGTCGGATACGAATGCAAACGCTGAAGATGTCGACGCGGCGCTCGCGAGCGCTTTCGATGATGCTGGCACGGCGGGCGTCGTATTACGCTGCAACAGTCCGGGAGGCAGCCCGGTTCAGGCGGGCATCATCTACCGTGAAATTCGCCGATTGCGCGCGAAATATCCGGCAATTCCGCTTTACGTCGTCGTGAGCGATATGTGTGCGTCGGGCGGCTATTACGCTGCCGCGGCCGCCGACAAGATTTATGTCGACAAGGCCAGCATCGTCGGATCGATTGGTGTGCTGATGGATGGCTTCGGCTTTACAGGTCTGATGGACAAGCTGGGCATCCAGCGCCGGATGCGCACTTCCGGTGAGAACAAGGGCTTTTTCGATCCGTTCTCGCCCGATACGCCGAAGATGGATCAACACGCGCAGGCGATGCTGGACGAAATCCACGCGCAATTCATCGACGCCGTGAAGCAGGGGCGCGGCAAGCGGCTGCAGGACACGCCGGACATCTTCTCGGGCCTGTTCTGGACGGGCGAAAAGAGCGTCGAACTGGGTTTGGCCGACGGTTTCGGCGATACCGATTACGTTGCGCGCGAAATCATCAAGGCGCCCGACGTGGTCGACTACACGGTGAAGGAAAGCATCACGGATCGCGTGGCGCGTAAGTTCGGCGCGGCCGTCGGCAGCGGCGCCGTGCGTGCGATGGCGACGATCGGCAAGCTGAATCTGCGGTAA
- a CDS encoding Maf-like protein, translating to MPDSSKRPPRLILASSSPYRRELLERLRIPFDVVVPAIDETPLEGELPEETAVRLAQAKARAVAAEQPTGERALIIGSDQVATYDGHQIGKPGTHEKALAQLQAMRGREVLFHSALCLLDSTSDDAETVDVITKVRFRDLSDAALDAYLRAETPYDCAGSAKAEGLGIALLDAIESDDPTALIGLPLIALTRMLLAAGYPLLEAQ from the coding sequence ATGCCGGATTCCTCCAAACGCCCGCCCCGCCTGATTCTGGCGTCGAGTTCGCCGTATCGGCGTGAACTGCTCGAACGCCTGCGCATTCCGTTCGACGTCGTGGTGCCCGCCATCGACGAAACACCGCTCGAAGGTGAATTGCCGGAAGAAACGGCGGTGCGTCTCGCGCAGGCGAAAGCGCGCGCCGTCGCCGCAGAACAGCCGACCGGCGAACGTGCGCTGATCATCGGCTCGGATCAGGTCGCGACCTACGACGGCCATCAGATCGGCAAACCCGGTACGCATGAAAAAGCGCTGGCGCAATTGCAGGCGATGCGCGGCCGCGAGGTGCTATTCCACAGCGCGCTTTGCCTGCTCGATAGCACCTCCGACGACGCCGAAACCGTCGACGTCATCACAAAAGTGCGCTTTCGTGACCTGTCCGACGCCGCGCTCGACGCCTATCTTCGCGCCGAAACACCTTACGACTGCGCTGGCAGCGCGAAAGCGGAAGGCCTCGGCATCGCGCTGCTCGACGCCATCGAATCCGACGATCCGACCGCGTTGATCGGCCTCCCGCTGATCGCGCTCACCCGCATGCTGCTTGCCGCGGGCTACCCGCTGCTGGAGGCGCAATGA
- a CDS encoding RluA family pseudouridine synthase — protein MKELGKTSQKSVTGVASDQVSMIEIDDGAAGQRIDNFLLRVCKGVPKSHIYRILRSGEVRVNKGRVDAQYRLAYGDLVRVPPIRIAKSDEPVNAPAPSAHFDILFEDDHMLVIDKPAGVAVHGGSGVAFGVIEQLRAARPQAKFLELVHRLDRETSGVLMLAKKRAALVNLHEQIRENRMDKRYYACVHGEWASDWGRRRAVKEPLHKYLLPDGERRVRVQPDGLPSHTIFNLVDRWTDYALLEAELKTGRTHQIRVHLAHLGLPIVGDAKYGDFALNKQLARSNANPGLKRMFLHAYRLKLTHPASGETVRFDAPLPAECKRFVAQLAGIAGAAADHTQPHTETGTHGSTAI, from the coding sequence ATGAAAGAGTTAGGCAAAACATCCCAGAAATCCGTGACGGGCGTCGCGAGCGATCAGGTTTCGATGATCGAAATCGACGACGGCGCGGCCGGTCAGCGGATCGACAATTTCCTGCTGCGCGTCTGTAAGGGCGTGCCGAAGAGTCATATTTACCGGATTCTGCGCAGCGGCGAAGTACGCGTGAACAAGGGCCGGGTCGACGCGCAATACCGTCTGGCCTATGGCGATCTGGTGCGCGTACCGCCCATCCGCATCGCAAAAAGCGACGAACCGGTGAACGCGCCGGCGCCGTCCGCGCATTTCGACATCCTGTTCGAAGACGATCACATGCTCGTCATCGACAAACCCGCGGGCGTCGCCGTCCACGGCGGCAGCGGCGTGGCGTTCGGCGTGATCGAGCAATTGCGCGCCGCGCGCCCGCAGGCGAAGTTTCTGGAACTGGTGCATCGGCTGGACCGCGAGACGTCGGGCGTGCTGATGCTCGCGAAAAAGCGTGCGGCGCTGGTGAATCTGCACGAGCAGATCCGAGAAAACCGGATGGACAAGCGCTACTACGCGTGTGTCCACGGAGAATGGGCGAGCGACTGGGGCCGTCGGCGCGCGGTGAAAGAGCCGCTGCACAAATATCTGCTGCCGGACGGCGAGCGGCGCGTGAGGGTTCAGCCGGACGGCCTGCCGTCGCACACCATTTTCAATCTGGTCGACCGGTGGACCGACTACGCGCTGCTCGAGGCGGAACTGAAAACGGGTCGCACTCATCAGATTCGTGTCCATCTGGCGCATCTGGGCTTGCCGATCGTCGGTGACGCCAAATACGGGGATTTCGCGCTGAACAAGCAGCTTGCGCGCTCCAACGCCAATCCGGGGCTCAAACGGATGTTTTTGCACGCGTATCGACTGAAACTGACGCATCCGGCGTCGGGCGAGACGGTACGGTTCGACGCGCCGCTGCCCGCGGAATGCAAGCGTTTCGTCGCGCAACTCGCCGGGATCGCTGGCGCAGCGGCTGACCATACACAACCACATACCGAGACGGGAACGCATGGCTCGACAGCAATTTGA
- a CDS encoding Rne/Rng family ribonuclease — protein sequence MKRMLFNATQQEELRVAIVDGQKLIDIDIETAGREQRKGNIYKGIVTRIEPSLEACFVNYGEDRHGFLPFKEVARQYFREGIDMRSARIQDALKEGQELIVQVEKEERGNKGAALTTFISLAGRYLVLMPNNPRGGGVSRRIEGDDRQELRETMSQLQLPEGMSIIARTAGIGRSAEELQWDLNYLMQLWRAIEAASQSGTQGQPMLIYLESSLVIRAIRDYFQPDIGEILIDTTEIHDQARAFMDIVMPDNVNKVKRYHDDVPLFSRFQIEHQIETAYSRTVPLPSGGAIVIDHTEALVAIDVNSARATKGADIEETATRTNLEAADEVARQLRLRDLGGLIVIDFIDMESAKSQREVEQRLKDALKHDRARVQMGKISRFGLMELSRQRLRPALSEGSHVTCPRCNGTGHIRDTESSALQVLRIIQEEAMKENTAAIHCQVPVEVTAFLLNEKRSEINKIESRFKVNVVLVPNKHLDTPHYKLERLRHDDARLDDPRASWKMAEEAARELESETGYSKRAEEVKPKQEAAVKGITPEKPAPSAPVRTPAPAAATVEVQPATGGFIGWLKGLFGMQPAAPAPAPAPVEKTTKPARGERTERGERTGERGGDRNRNRRGGAGGRDAAGRGEGAATQGRQGQPSQRGERQEREPREAREPRGGREQREGREAREPRDAREGREARPERVERGQERAEATEARGERQERGERRERGERAERAERGERRKQQQTETAEALSQDEAQMDVAAQAQANLAGGAPGEEARDGEERRRRRRGRRGGRREREEEGVNVNTAADVAEAEGETAPAASAEAPVRAPEHTGRHEAQPQAAEAVQQPAQEVKPVEVVVAAVATSAAVVSELHASAETPALAVEKAAKAEAVVPADEALAATQVEAVPAEPAAVETPSVAPVAPAAATEAPAEAPAQVETVAAAPAAAEPVIEPVTAAPEATPMQVAQPAAETPAAVEPAVEPAVEPAVEPVVEPVAQPVAEPVVEVAQAQPVVEPVPEPVAAQAAPVAAPAEPQPVRSNGAASGQSAEALTSMLESAGLVWVNTDSDKLRAAQEAASQAVKPARAPRERKPLPPVDATPMQQVETAKHE from the coding sequence ATGAAACGCATGTTGTTCAACGCGACGCAGCAGGAAGAACTGCGCGTCGCCATCGTCGATGGGCAAAAACTCATCGACATCGACATCGAAACCGCCGGGCGCGAACAGCGCAAAGGCAACATCTACAAGGGGATCGTGACGCGCATCGAGCCGTCGCTCGAAGCCTGCTTCGTCAACTACGGTGAAGACCGACACGGTTTTCTCCCGTTCAAGGAAGTCGCTCGCCAGTATTTCCGCGAAGGCATCGACATGCGCTCCGCGCGCATCCAGGACGCCCTCAAGGAAGGCCAGGAACTGATCGTTCAGGTCGAGAAAGAAGAACGCGGTAACAAGGGCGCGGCCCTCACCACGTTCATCTCGCTCGCCGGCCGTTACCTCGTGCTGATGCCGAACAATCCGCGCGGCGGCGGCGTGTCGCGCCGGATCGAAGGCGACGACCGCCAGGAACTGCGCGAAACCATGTCCCAGCTGCAACTGCCCGAAGGCATGAGCATCATCGCGCGCACGGCCGGTATCGGCCGCAGCGCCGAAGAGCTGCAGTGGGACCTGAACTACCTGATGCAGCTGTGGCGCGCGATCGAAGCCGCGTCGCAAAGCGGCACGCAAGGTCAGCCGATGCTGATCTATCTCGAATCGAGCCTCGTCATCCGCGCGATTCGCGACTACTTCCAGCCGGACATCGGCGAAATCCTCATCGACACCACGGAAATCCATGACCAGGCGCGCGCCTTCATGGACATCGTGATGCCGGACAATGTCAACAAGGTGAAGCGGTATCACGACGACGTGCCGCTTTTCTCGCGTTTCCAGATCGAGCACCAGATCGAAACCGCGTACTCGCGCACGGTGCCGCTGCCGTCGGGCGGCGCGATCGTGATCGACCACACGGAAGCGCTCGTCGCGATCGACGTGAACTCGGCGCGCGCCACCAAGGGCGCCGACATCGAGGAAACGGCCACGCGCACGAACCTCGAAGCCGCCGACGAAGTCGCGCGCCAGTTGCGTCTGCGCGACCTGGGCGGCCTGATCGTGATCGACTTCATCGATATGGAGTCGGCGAAGAGCCAGCGCGAAGTCGAGCAGCGTCTGAAGGACGCCCTCAAGCACGACCGCGCACGCGTCCAGATGGGCAAGATCTCGCGCTTCGGCCTGATGGAGCTGTCGCGCCAGCGTCTGCGCCCGGCGCTGTCCGAAGGCAGCCACGTGACCTGCCCGCGCTGTAACGGCACGGGCCACATCCGCGATACCGAATCGTCCGCGCTGCAAGTGCTGCGGATCATTCAGGAAGAAGCGATGAAGGAGAACACGGCGGCCATCCACTGCCAGGTTCCCGTCGAAGTCACCGCTTTCCTGCTCAACGAAAAGCGCTCGGAAATCAACAAGATCGAGTCGCGCTTCAAGGTCAACGTCGTGCTGGTGCCGAACAAGCACCTCGACACGCCGCATTACAAGCTCGAGCGTCTGCGTCACGACGACGCGCGCCTCGACGATCCGCGCGCGTCCTGGAAGATGGCCGAGGAAGCTGCTCGCGAGCTGGAATCGGAAACGGGTTACAGCAAGCGTGCCGAAGAGGTGAAGCCGAAGCAGGAAGCGGCCGTCAAGGGCATCACGCCCGAGAAGCCGGCACCGAGCGCACCCGTGCGCACGCCGGCTCCCGCCGCCGCTACTGTGGAAGTGCAGCCGGCAACGGGCGGTTTCATCGGCTGGCTGAAGGGTCTGTTCGGCATGCAGCCGGCGGCTCCCGCACCCGCGCCCGCTCCTGTCGAAAAGACGACGAAGCCGGCACGCGGCGAACGCACCGAGCGCGGTGAGCGCACGGGCGAGCGCGGCGGCGACCGCAACCGTAACCGTCGCGGCGGCGCAGGTGGCCGCGACGCGGCAGGCCGTGGCGAAGGCGCGGCGACGCAAGGCCGTCAAGGTCAACCGTCGCAACGCGGCGAACGTCAGGAACGCGAACCGCGCGAAGCACGTGAGCCGCGCGGCGGCCGCGAGCAGCGCGAAGGCCGTGAGGCACGCGAACCGCGTGATGCACGTGAAGGGCGTGAGGCACGTCCGGAACGCGTCGAACGCGGTCAGGAACGCGCGGAAGCAACGGAAGCACGCGGCGAGCGTCAGGAACGCGGTGAGCGCCGTGAACGTGGCGAGCGCGCTGAACGTGCTGAGCGCGGCGAACGTCGCAAGCAGCAGCAAACCGAAACCGCCGAAGCACTGAGCCAGGACGAAGCGCAAATGGATGTCGCCGCACAGGCACAAGCCAATCTGGCGGGCGGCGCCCCCGGTGAGGAAGCACGTGACGGTGAAGAGCGTCGTCGCCGTCGTCGCGGTCGCCGTGGTGGCCGTCGCGAGCGCGAGGAAGAAGGCGTGAACGTGAACACGGCAGCCGATGTCGCAGAAGCAGAAGGCGAAACGGCTCCGGCCGCGTCGGCCGAAGCTCCCGTGCGCGCGCCGGAACACACGGGCCGTCACGAGGCGCAGCCGCAAGCGGCTGAAGCCGTCCAGCAGCCGGCGCAGGAAGTGAAGCCAGTCGAAGTCGTCGTGGCAGCCGTCGCGACGAGCGCAGCCGTGGTCAGCGAACTGCACGCATCGGCGGAAACGCCGGCGCTTGCCGTCGAAAAGGCAGCGAAGGCGGAAGCCGTCGTGCCCGCCGACGAAGCACTGGCAGCGACGCAGGTCGAAGCGGTTCCCGCCGAGCCGGCAGCTGTCGAGACGCCGTCCGTCGCGCCTGTGGCACCTGCCGCAGCGACGGAAGCGCCGGCAGAAGCGCCCGCACAGGTCGAAACCGTCGCGGCCGCGCCTGCTGCCGCCGAGCCGGTGATCGAACCCGTTACGGCCGCGCCTGAAGCAACGCCTATGCAGGTCGCGCAACCGGCAGCAGAAACGCCCGCCGCGGTCGAACCAGCGGTCGAACCAGCGGTCGAACCAGCTGTCGAGCCGGTCGTCGAACCGGTCGCCCAGCCTGTCGCGGAACCCGTCGTTGAAGTCGCGCAAGCGCAGCCCGTCGTGGAACCTGTGCCGGAGCCGGTTGCAGCGCAAGCTGCGCCCGTCGCCGCTCCCGCGGAACCGCAACCCGTTCGCTCGAACGGCGCGGCATCCGGCCAGTCGGCGGAAGCGCTCACGTCGATGCTGGAAAGCGCCGGCCTCGTCTGGGTCAATACCGACTCCGACAAGCTGCGCGCCGCCCAGGAAGCCGCCTCGCAGGCAGTGAAGCCTGCCCGCGCGCCGCGCGAGCGCAAGCCGCTCCCGCCCGTCGACGCAACGCCGATGCAACAGGTCGAAACCGCGAAGCACGAGTAA
- a CDS encoding SAM-dependent methyltransferase: MSGVLYLIPNTLGDGDAAALDAVLPAPVRARAAALHYYIGENAKTTRAFLKKVGTERPIQEIEIRELNVNTPAGEIDKLLAPVLAGTDAGLVSEAGCPAVADPGALLVRRAHERGVKVVPFVGPSSILLALMASGLNGQSFAFHGYLPVDANERAKRLRELEQQSRKGKQTQIFIETPYRNRALLDTLIATCAPSTLVCVAVDLTLESETILSRTVIDWKKKPAPDLHKRPAIFLILAN; encoded by the coding sequence ATGAGCGGCGTTCTCTATCTGATCCCGAATACGCTCGGCGACGGCGACGCCGCCGCGCTCGATGCCGTCCTGCCCGCGCCCGTGCGCGCCCGCGCGGCCGCCCTGCACTATTACATAGGCGAAAACGCCAAAACGACGCGCGCGTTCCTGAAAAAAGTCGGCACGGAGCGGCCGATTCAGGAAATCGAGATTCGCGAACTGAACGTCAATACGCCGGCTGGCGAAATCGACAAGCTTCTGGCGCCCGTTCTGGCGGGGACGGATGCGGGACTCGTATCGGAAGCGGGATGCCCCGCCGTCGCCGATCCGGGCGCGCTTCTCGTGCGCCGTGCCCACGAGCGCGGCGTGAAGGTGGTGCCGTTCGTCGGACCGAGTTCGATTCTGCTCGCGCTGATGGCATCCGGGCTGAACGGCCAGAGTTTTGCATTCCACGGCTATCTGCCCGTCGACGCCAACGAGCGCGCGAAACGCCTGCGCGAACTCGAGCAGCAGTCGCGCAAAGGCAAGCAGACGCAGATTTTCATCGAAACGCCGTACCGGAATCGCGCGTTGCTCGACACGTTGATCGCGACGTGCGCGCCGTCGACACTCGTCTGTGTCGCAGTCGATCTGACACTAGAAAGCGAAACGATCCTGAGCCGGACCGTCATCGACTGGAAGAAGAAGCCCGCGCCGGATCTTCACAAACGCCCGGCGATTTTTCTGATTCTGGCGAACTGA
- the rpmF gene encoding 50S ribosomal protein L32, whose translation MAVQQNKKSPSKRGMHRSHDFLNAAPLAVEPSTGEVHLRHHISPNGYYRGKKVVKTKND comes from the coding sequence ATGGCAGTTCAACAAAACAAGAAGTCGCCGTCGAAGCGCGGCATGCACCGCTCGCACGATTTCCTCAACGCAGCGCCGCTGGCTGTTGAGCCGAGCACGGGTGAAGTGCATCTGCGTCACCACATCAGCCCGAACGGCTACTATCGCGGCAAGAAAGTCGTCAAGACGAAGAACGACTAA
- a CDS encoding HAD-IA family hydrolase codes for MARQQFDLIVFDWDGTLMDSTVHITRSIQAACRDLGLPVPADEAASFVIGLGLRDALQIAAPTLDPSDYPRLAERYRFHYLVKDQTTELFTGVREMLADLRDQGYLLAIATGKSRVGLNRALDQVRLTSLFDGTRCADETFSKPHPAMLHELTRELGQDPARTVMVGDTTHDLQMAINAGVSGIGVTYGAHPANSLVALEPKFVADSIASLSGWLREHA; via the coding sequence ATGGCTCGACAGCAATTTGATCTGATCGTGTTCGATTGGGACGGGACGTTGATGGATTCGACCGTCCACATCACGCGCAGCATCCAGGCGGCCTGCCGCGACCTCGGCCTGCCCGTGCCCGCCGACGAAGCCGCGAGTTTCGTCATCGGTCTGGGCTTGCGCGACGCGCTCCAGATTGCCGCGCCGACGCTCGATCCGTCCGACTATCCGCGTCTCGCCGAGCGTTATCGCTTCCATTATCTGGTGAAGGATCAGACGACCGAGCTGTTTACGGGCGTGCGCGAGATGCTGGCCGACCTGCGCGACCAGGGCTATCTGCTCGCGATCGCGACGGGCAAGAGCCGCGTCGGGCTGAATCGCGCGCTCGACCAGGTGCGCCTGACGAGCCTGTTCGACGGCACGCGCTGCGCCGACGAAACGTTCTCGAAGCCGCATCCCGCCATGTTGCATGAACTCACGCGCGAACTGGGGCAGGATCCCGCGCGTACGGTGATGGTCGGCGATACGACGCATGATCTGCAGATGGCGATCAACGCGGGCGTGTCGGGCATCGGCGTCACGTACGGCGCGCATCCCGCCAACTCGCTGGTGGCGCTGGAGCCGAAGTTCGTCGCGGATAGCATCGCGTCGCTGTCGGGCTGGCTGCGGGAGCACGCATGA
- a CDS encoding DUF177 domain-containing protein, with protein sequence MTQHPGKPAGLVDPRALDLFDFARSGRQAAGTVRVSQLPRMLNEVPAEAPDRDTAFTWQAEGTTQPELQDDGAEGPQPYLRLAIHGAAWLECQRCLSPYEQAFNVDATYRIVNTEEEAEEFPLDEDEVDVIVGSRQFDLVDLIEEELLLSLPLVPKHDVCPEVHESLTSGTAGLEGEEVAEGEAEEGEEPKRPNPFAALEGLKSGGSGGKKH encoded by the coding sequence ATGACTCAACATCCTGGCAAACCTGCTGGTCTCGTCGACCCGCGCGCACTCGACCTGTTCGATTTTGCACGCAGTGGACGTCAGGCCGCGGGTACCGTGCGCGTCTCGCAACTGCCGCGCATGTTAAACGAAGTCCCGGCGGAAGCGCCAGACCGCGATACCGCGTTCACCTGGCAAGCCGAAGGGACGACGCAGCCGGAATTGCAGGACGACGGCGCCGAGGGTCCGCAGCCGTATCTGAGGCTCGCGATTCACGGCGCCGCATGGCTCGAATGTCAGCGTTGCCTGTCTCCGTATGAGCAGGCGTTCAACGTCGATGCGACTTACCGGATCGTCAATACGGAAGAGGAAGCTGAAGAGTTTCCTCTGGACGAGGATGAAGTCGATGTGATCGTTGGGTCACGCCAGTTCGATCTTGTCGACTTGATCGAAGAGGAATTGCTGCTTTCGTTGCCGCTCGTGCCCAAGCACGACGTCTGTCCCGAAGTGCACGAGAGTCTGACCTCGGGCACGGCTGGGCTGGAAGGCGAAGAGGTCGCCGAGGGCGAAGCCGAAGAGGGTGAAGAGCCCAAGCGGCCGAATCCTTTTGCGGCACTCGAAGGTCTGAAGTCGGGCGGCTCCGGCGGCAAGAAGCACTGA
- the mobA gene encoding molybdenum cofactor guanylyltransferase MobA — translation MTVSRDDITGLLLAGGRGMRMGGADKGLQMLNGEPLALHVMRRLAPQAGSLLISANRHAERYAELGAPFHATVIADTLPDFPGPLAGLLAGLRAARTPFVLSAPCDTPGFPADLADRLVAALDEHQANIATVTTTDTEGNTSIHPVFALVRTSLADDLEGFLQAGERKVRTWYARHRAVEVAFPDERTFYNINSLQELADFERR, via the coding sequence ATGACCGTTTCACGCGACGACATCACGGGCCTGCTTCTCGCGGGCGGACGTGGCATGCGCATGGGCGGCGCCGACAAAGGCCTGCAGATGCTGAACGGCGAGCCGCTGGCGCTGCATGTGATGCGCCGTCTCGCGCCGCAAGCCGGCTCGCTGCTGATCAGCGCGAACCGGCACGCCGAGCGTTACGCGGAACTCGGCGCCCCCTTCCACGCGACCGTGATCGCCGATACGCTGCCCGATTTTCCCGGTCCGCTCGCTGGCCTGCTCGCGGGATTGCGCGCCGCGCGCACGCCGTTCGTGCTGTCCGCGCCGTGCGACACGCCAGGCTTCCCGGCCGACCTTGCGGACCGCCTCGTGGCCGCGCTCGACGAACATCAAGCGAATATCGCGACCGTCACGACGACGGACACCGAAGGCAACACGTCGATCCACCCCGTTTTCGCACTGGTGCGCACGTCGCTGGCCGACGACCTCGAAGGCTTTCTGCAGGCGGGCGAGCGCAAGGTTCGCACGTGGTACGCGCGCCACAGGGCCGTCGAAGTCGCGTTTCCGGACGAGCGCACGTTTTACAATATCAATTCACTGCAGGAACTCGCCGACTTCGAACGACGTTGA
- a CDS encoding Rieske (2Fe-2S) protein, which produces MTDAVLEPVRVCASEELVDGGAGVRRNATYAGGDAVVFFVRYDGVAYGYLNRCAHVPMELDWNEGQFFESSGLYLMCATHGAIYAPDTGKCVGGPCRGGRLRPLQVDERDTPEGRAVFWMPDTDLRPASV; this is translated from the coding sequence ATGACGGACGCCGTGCTTGAACCCGTGCGCGTGTGCGCGTCCGAAGAACTGGTCGACGGCGGGGCGGGGGTACGTCGTAACGCGACTTACGCGGGCGGCGACGCCGTCGTGTTTTTCGTGCGTTACGACGGCGTTGCCTATGGCTATCTGAACCGCTGCGCGCACGTTCCGATGGAACTGGACTGGAACGAGGGACAGTTCTTCGAATCGTCCGGCTTATACTTGATGTGCGCGACGCATGGCGCGATTTACGCGCCAGATACGGGCAAATGCGTGGGCGGCCCGTGCCGCGGCGGCAGGCTTCGGCCCTTGCAGGTCGACGAGCGCGATACGCCTGAAGGCCGTGCCGTATTCTGGATGCCGGACACCGATCTGCGTCCGGCATCTGTCTGA
- the moaA gene encoding GTP 3',8-cyclase MoaA: MSRRIIPVADVSAVPDVAGPARIPRGELTDTLSRPLRDLRISVTDRCNFRCVYCMPRAVFDKDYPFLPHSALLTFEEIERIAAIFVAHGVEKIRLTGGEPLLRKNLEFLIERLARMTTATGKPLDLTLTTNGSLLARKAQSLKDAGLNRVTVSLDALDDVLFRRMNDADFAVRDVLEGIEVAQSVGLAPLKVNMVVKRGTNDSEIVPMAAHFKGSGVVLRFIEYMDVGTSNGWNMTEVLPSADVVARISEHFPLLPLEAHSAAETAQRWGYADGSGEIGVISSVTRAFCGDCTRARLSTEGKVYLCLFASSGHDLRALVRNGTSDAGIATAVANMWHARGDRYSQLRGSASAASRTTSEERRVEMSYIGG, encoded by the coding sequence ATGTCCCGACGCATCATCCCTGTTGCCGACGTCAGCGCCGTTCCCGACGTCGCCGGTCCCGCCCGGATCCCGCGCGGCGAACTGACCGATACGCTGTCGCGCCCGCTGCGCGATCTGCGTATATCGGTCACGGACCGCTGCAACTTCCGGTGCGTCTACTGCATGCCGCGCGCCGTGTTCGACAAGGACTATCCGTTCCTGCCGCACAGCGCGTTGCTGACCTTCGAGGAAATCGAGCGCATCGCGGCTATATTCGTCGCGCATGGCGTCGAGAAGATCCGGCTGACGGGCGGCGAGCCGCTCTTGCGCAAGAACCTCGAATTTCTGATCGAACGACTCGCGCGGATGACGACGGCGACGGGCAAGCCGCTCGACCTGACGCTCACGACCAACGGTTCGCTGCTCGCCCGCAAGGCGCAGAGCCTGAAGGACGCGGGGCTGAACCGCGTCACTGTCAGCCTCGACGCGCTCGACGATGTGTTATTTCGCCGCATGAACGACGCCGATTTCGCGGTGCGCGACGTGCTCGAGGGCATCGAAGTCGCGCAATCGGTCGGACTTGCGCCGCTGAAGGTCAACATGGTCGTCAAGCGCGGCACCAACGACAGCGAAATCGTGCCGATGGCCGCGCACTTCAAAGGCTCGGGCGTGGTGCTGCGGTTCATCGAATACATGGACGTCGGCACGTCGAACGGCTGGAACATGACGGAAGTGCTGCCGTCGGCGGACGTGGTCGCACGCATCAGCGAGCACTTCCCGCTGCTGCCGCTCGAAGCGCACAGCGCCGCCGAAACCGCGCAGCGCTGGGGCTACGCGGACGGCAGCGGCGAGATCGGCGTGATCTCCAGCGTGACGCGCGCGTTCTGCGGCGATTGCACGCGTGCGCGGCTGTCGACGGAAGGCAAGGTCTATCTGTGCCTGTTCGCGTCGTCGGGCCACGACCTGCGCGCGCTCGTGCGCAACGGCACGAGCGACGCCGGCATCGCCACCGCTGTCGCCAACATGTGGCATGCGCGCGGCGACCGCTACTCGCAGCTGCGCGGCAGCGCGAGCGCGGCATCGAGGACGACGTCGGAAGAGCGGCGCGTCGAGATGTCGTACATCGGCGGCTAA